The sequence GAGCCTTGAATTGGCACTTGCAACAGACCTTGCACGATAAAAATAAGTGAAAAGGCCGAACAGACAAAAACAATCAATCCCATTGACCAGATTTTGGAAACCATGATTTCGGTTGCAGTTACTGGCATCACCAAAAGATGCTCGATCGTGCCATGTTCGCGTTCGCGGATAAGCGCCGTGCCGGTCAAAATAATAGAAAGCATAGTGATATTGTTGATAACATTGATGAGTGAGCCAAACCATGACTTATTAAGTTCAGGGTTAAAACGCGCGCGCAAAGCAAGATCAACTTGTGATGAAGTATTGGTGCGATAACCGCTTTGAAATTCGCTCACCTCTGAATTAATGATTTGCTGGATATAGCCAGCACCCGTCAGTGCTTGGCTCATGCGGGTAGCATCAACATTAAGCTGAATTTGTGGAGAACGCCCTGCTTTTAAATCACGTTGGAAATTAGGCGGTATATCAAGAGCAAAAGTATCAAGCCCTTGGTCAAGACGCGCATCCATTTCATGAATATCAATCAAGGATGGCCTTGTAAAATAAGGCGGCAAAAACGCCGTTGT comes from Bartonella sp. HY038 and encodes:
- a CDS encoding ABC transporter permease, coding for MDLKHIFTLGIKEIRGILRDPMLLILIVYAFTGSIYVASKAAPETLNLTPISIVDEDNSPLSSRITTAFLPPYFTRPSLIDIHEMDARLDQGLDTFALDIPPNFQRDLKAGRSPQIQLNVDATRMSQALTGAGYIQQIINSEVSEFQSGYRTNTSSQVDLALRARFNPELNKSWFGSLINVINNITMLSIILTGTALIREREHGTIEHLLVMPVTATEIMVSKIWSMGLIVFVCSAFSLIFIVQGLLQVPIQGSIPLFLCGAILHLFATTCMGIALATMANSMPQFGLLLMLVLLPLQILSGGMTPRESMPQFIQDIMLAAPNTHFIMLGQSILYRGAGFSVVWGNFLALFIIGIILFMFSLRRFRAYLK